A genome region from Flavobacterium sp. includes the following:
- a CDS encoding TM2 domain-containing protein, with the protein MEGTQENKKITAGILAILLGALGIHKFYLGYSKEGVIQLLLGLLCGIGGLIGLIEGIIYLTKSDEEFYQTYQVGQKPWF; encoded by the coding sequence ATGGAAGGCACTCAAGAGAATAAAAAAATAACGGCAGGAATTCTGGCTATTTTATTAGGAGCATTAGGAATTCATAAGTTTTATTTAGGATATAGTAAAGAAGGAGTGATTCAGCTTCTTTTAGGTCTTTTATGCGGAATTGGAGGCTTAATTGGTTTAATTGAAGGAATTATTTATCTCACAAAATCGGATGAAGAGTTTTATCAGACGTATCAGGTTGGTCAAAAACCTTGGTTTTAA
- a CDS encoding TM2 domain-containing protein: protein METTKPESWNTPSGPRPENKKVAAGVLGILLGGFGIHKFILGYTQEGILQIVISVVTCGIGSIIGFIEGIIYLTKSDEEFYQTYQVGKKGWF from the coding sequence ATGGAGACTACAAAACCAGAATCTTGGAATACACCATCTGGACCAAGACCAGAAAATAAAAAAGTTGCTGCCGGAGTTTTAGGTATCTTATTAGGCGGATTTGGAATTCACAAATTCATCTTAGGATATACACAAGAAGGAATTCTTCAAATTGTAATAAGCGTTGTTACTTGCGGAATCGGTAGCATTATTGGTTTCATTGAAGGAATCATTTACCTGACAAAATCAGATGAAGAATTCTACCAAACTTACCAAGTAGGTAAGAAAGGCTGGTTCTAA
- a CDS encoding DUF805 domain-containing protein, which yields MIEWYKKVVFENYANFNGRARRKEYWMFFLGHIIIVFALAFIAGLISPALMLLINVYTLAVFVPVLAVGVRRMHDVGKSGWFILIPIYSLILACTEGDKGVNEYGPDPKNEFDEVNEIGKVEL from the coding sequence ATGATTGAATGGTACAAAAAAGTGGTTTTTGAAAACTATGCAAATTTTAATGGAAGAGCAAGAAGAAAAGAATATTGGATGTTCTTTTTAGGACACATAATTATTGTTTTTGCTTTAGCTTTTATTGCCGGATTAATTTCTCCAGCTTTAATGTTACTAATAAATGTCTATACTTTGGCAGTTTTTGTACCTGTGCTTGCTGTTGGCGTTAGAAGAATGCATGATGTTGGTAAAAGCGGATGGTTTATTCTTATTCCTATTTATAGTTTAATATTAGCTTGTACAGAAGGGGATAAAGGAGTAAATGAATATGGACCAGATCCTAAAAACGAGTTTGACGAAGTTAACGAAATAGGAAAAGTTGAATTATAA
- a CDS encoding 2-hydroxyacid dehydrogenase, which yields MSIKILHIDSNHPVLWNQLEEAGFENHADFKSSKEEIEAKIQHYNGIVIRSRFKIDKTFLDKATNLQFIARVGAGLESIDCDYAETKGIHLIAAPEGNRNAVAEHSLGVILSLFNNLNQADAEVKAGHWNRESNRGHELDGKTVGIIGYGNMGKAFAKKLRGFDVEVLCYDILDNVGDDNAKQVTLKELQEKTDVLSLHLPWTPETDKMVDAAFINAFEKPFWVINTSRGKNIVTADLVEAMKTKKVLGAGLDVLEYEKLSFETLFQDKNTPEAFQYLLEAKNSLLTPHIAGWTFESHERLAQVIVDKIKKIYSK from the coding sequence ATGAGCATAAAAATTCTTCATATCGACAGCAATCATCCGGTTCTTTGGAATCAGTTAGAAGAAGCTGGTTTTGAAAACCACGCCGATTTTAAATCTTCTAAAGAGGAAATTGAAGCTAAAATCCAGCATTATAACGGAATTGTAATTCGAAGCCGATTCAAGATCGACAAAACCTTTTTAGATAAAGCCACAAATCTTCAGTTTATTGCCAGAGTAGGCGCGGGTTTAGAAAGTATTGATTGTGATTATGCCGAAACAAAAGGAATTCATTTAATTGCAGCGCCTGAAGGAAACCGAAATGCAGTTGCCGAACATTCGCTTGGCGTAATTCTTTCTCTTTTTAATAATTTGAATCAGGCTGATGCCGAAGTTAAAGCCGGACACTGGAATCGTGAAAGTAATCGCGGTCATGAATTAGATGGTAAAACGGTTGGAATTATTGGTTATGGAAACATGGGTAAAGCTTTCGCCAAAAAACTTCGTGGTTTTGATGTTGAGGTACTTTGTTATGACATTCTCGATAATGTAGGGGATGATAATGCAAAACAAGTTACTTTAAAAGAATTACAGGAAAAAACAGATGTGCTGAGTTTACATCTTCCGTGGACTCCCGAAACGGATAAAATGGTTGATGCTGCTTTTATAAATGCTTTCGAAAAACCATTTTGGGTTATAAATACTTCACGAGGAAAAAATATCGTAACAGCTGATTTAGTTGAAGCCATGAAAACCAAGAAGGTTTTAGGTGCCGGTTTAGATGTTTTGGAATATGAAAAATTGTCTTTTGAAACCCTTTTTCAGGATAAAAATACTCCTGAAGCATTTCAATATTTGCTAGAAGCGAAGAATTCTTTATTAACGCCGCATATCGCGGGATGGACTTTTGAAAGTCATGAACGATTGGCTCAGGTTATAGTTGATAAGATTAAGAAGATTTATTCTAAATAA
- the nhaA gene encoding Na+/H+ antiporter NhaA — protein MKLTKTFKAFFENEKSGGLLLLFVTILSLYAANSSFAENYIAFWEKDLGGHSITHWINDGLMTIFFLLIGLELEREIYHGELSNIKNASLPIMGALGGMLIPAAIFLALNFKTPTQNGAGIPMATDIAFAIGILSLLGDKVPASLKVFLTALAVIDDLGAIIVIAIFYTTAISFVNLGIALGIWILLFVLNRMKIHNLIPYLIGGAVMWYFMLNSGIHATITGVILAFVIPFGDGGEKTSSYKLQHFLHKPVAFVILPLFAIANTCIAIDSNWHMGLNHPNAFGIILGLVVGKPLGIALFSSIGVSAGLCALPKSLKWAHILGAGMLGGIGFTMSIFITLLAFNDPETILYSKISILIASVLSGAFGFAYLKLVLTKKKSV, from the coding sequence ATGAAATTAACCAAGACTTTTAAAGCCTTTTTTGAAAATGAAAAATCAGGAGGATTGCTCTTATTATTTGTTACGATCCTCTCTCTCTATGCAGCCAACTCTTCATTCGCTGAAAATTATATCGCTTTTTGGGAAAAAGATTTGGGCGGTCACTCCATTACACACTGGATTAATGACGGGCTAATGACCATTTTCTTTTTGTTGATTGGTTTAGAGCTGGAACGTGAAATTTATCATGGCGAATTATCAAACATCAAAAATGCTTCGCTGCCTATTATGGGGGCTCTTGGCGGAATGCTTATTCCGGCTGCAATTTTTCTTGCTTTAAACTTTAAAACACCAACTCAAAACGGCGCGGGAATCCCGATGGCAACTGATATTGCTTTTGCGATTGGTATATTATCGCTATTAGGAGATAAAGTTCCTGCTTCGCTAAAAGTCTTTTTAACGGCTCTTGCTGTAATAGACGATTTAGGCGCCATAATTGTAATTGCAATATTCTACACTACTGCAATTTCATTTGTAAACCTGGGAATAGCTCTCGGAATTTGGATTTTGTTATTTGTTTTAAACCGAATGAAAATTCATAATCTCATTCCGTATTTAATTGGAGGGGCAGTAATGTGGTATTTTATGCTAAACTCGGGAATTCATGCCACCATAACCGGAGTTATTTTGGCCTTTGTAATTCCGTTTGGAGATGGTGGCGAAAAAACATCTTCATACAAATTGCAGCACTTTTTACATAAACCTGTTGCATTTGTAATTTTACCTTTGTTTGCAATTGCAAATACTTGTATTGCCATCGATTCAAATTGGCATATGGGACTGAATCATCCTAATGCATTTGGAATAATCCTGGGCTTAGTAGTTGGAAAACCTTTAGGAATTGCACTTTTCTCTTCTATTGGAGTAAGTGCGGGGTTGTGCGCTTTGCCAAAAAGTTTAAAATGGGCGCATATTTTAGGTGCGGGAATGCTGGGAGGAATTGGCTTTACGATGTCTATTTTTATAACTCTTTTGGCTTTTAATGATCCTGAAACTATTCTCTATTCTAAAATATCAATTCTTATTGCTTCTGTTCTTTCTGGCGCATTTGGATTTGCTTATTTAAAGCTTGTTCTGACGAAAAAGAAAAGTGTTTAG